One genomic segment of Kocuria rhizophila DC2201 includes these proteins:
- a CDS encoding cell division protein FtsQ/DivIB, producing MARSTPPHQPPADGRGTPAGDDDAARAPLGDSAASGEGAGLRAGSTAYGSSVPGAERGGPGGRLPEDVRGAEDRGGSETPRVHVNDGSKVSRVDPGQLEAVPEAGGRFSSWRARRRAARAEDAAAADGAGQAGPEPGEGGSTVLQFPPSPHRTRRRRRLLTLLVSLLVLLALAVAVFFSPLFATRTIDVQGARVTDPQRVQDALSGYQGVPMTRISAQDVKDSVGDVPQVKSVDVAFRPPHTISVHLHERVGVAVVKDGANLVLVDSEGKPLDTVPAERRPDVPLVDGGRDVLSTQKFQDVSDVLAALPADVLARLDSAAAPSGSAVELTLKDGKKVVWGDARDSEVKSQVVAALVNSHTVDGATEIDVSAPGHPVVK from the coding sequence ATGGCACGCTCGACACCCCCGCACCAGCCGCCGGCGGACGGACGCGGCACCCCCGCGGGGGACGACGACGCCGCCCGCGCGCCTCTCGGGGATTCCGCCGCCTCCGGGGAGGGGGCCGGGCTCCGTGCTGGCTCCACGGCGTACGGCTCGTCCGTACCGGGCGCCGAACGGGGCGGTCCGGGCGGTCGCCTTCCCGAGGACGTGCGGGGCGCCGAGGACAGGGGCGGGTCCGAGACCCCGCGCGTGCACGTCAACGACGGCTCCAAGGTCTCGCGCGTGGACCCGGGTCAGCTCGAGGCCGTGCCCGAGGCCGGGGGACGCTTCTCGAGCTGGCGAGCCCGACGCCGCGCAGCGCGGGCCGAGGACGCCGCGGCCGCGGACGGCGCGGGCCAGGCGGGTCCCGAGCCGGGGGAGGGCGGCTCCACGGTGCTGCAGTTCCCGCCCAGCCCGCACCGCACGCGTCGCCGCCGGCGCCTGCTGACGCTGCTCGTGTCCCTGCTGGTGCTGCTCGCGCTCGCGGTCGCGGTGTTCTTCTCCCCGCTGTTTGCCACCCGCACGATCGATGTGCAGGGAGCCCGGGTCACGGACCCCCAGCGCGTGCAGGACGCACTGTCCGGGTACCAGGGCGTGCCCATGACCCGGATCTCCGCGCAGGACGTCAAGGACTCCGTGGGCGACGTGCCCCAGGTGAAGTCCGTGGACGTGGCCTTCCGGCCGCCCCACACGATCTCCGTGCACCTGCACGAGCGCGTGGGGGTCGCGGTGGTCAAGGACGGCGCCAACCTGGTGCTGGTGGACTCCGAGGGCAAGCCGCTGGACACGGTGCCCGCCGAGCGCCGCCCGGACGTCCCCCTGGTCGACGGCGGCCGCGACGTGCTGAGCACCCAGAAGTTCCAGGACGTCTCGGACGTCCTCGCGGCCCTGCCCGCGGACGTGCTGGCCCGCCTCGACAGCGCCGCGGCGCCGTCGGGTTCCGCCGTGGAGCTGACCCTGAAGGACGGCAAGAAGGTCGTGTGGGGGGACGCCCGCGACAGCGAGGTGAAGTCCCAGGTGGTGGCCGCGCTCGTGAACTCCCACACGGTGGACGGGGCCACGGAGATCGACGTGTCGGCCCCCGGCCACCCCGTGGTGAAGTAG